The Deinococcus sp. KNUC1210 nucleotide sequence GATCGTGGACGCTGCCTACCGCGCCGGAGCGAGCTTTGCCGATGTGCGCTGGGATGACGACGCGGTGGTGCTCAGCCGGTTCCAGAATGCGCCGGACGGGACCTTCGAGACCATCAGCCGCTGGCGTGTAGACGCCGAGATGGAGGTGGCCGAGGCTGGCGGCAGCGTCATCGCCATCCGGGCGACCAATCCCAACCTGCTGGGCAGCGTGGATGCGGCCCGCGTGTCGGCACACCAGCGGGCGCTGGCGACGTACCGCAGGCCCTATTCGCAGCGGGTCATGACCAACCGGCTGAACTGGAACCTCATCAGTGCCCCGATTCCGGAGTGGGCTGGACTGATGTTTCCCGGGATGTCGGATGAAGCGGCGGTGCAGGCCCAGTGGGACGCCATCTTTGCCGCCACCCGCGCCGATCAGCCCGACCCTATCGCGGCGTGGCATGCCCACCTGCAAACGCTGAAGCAGCGCCGTGAGCTGCTGACCGAGCGTCAGTTTCAGGCGCTGCACTTTCTGGGGCAGGGCGGCGGCACCGATCTGACGGTGGGGCTGGCCGACGATCACATCTGGGGTGGTGGCAGTGCGGTCACGGCTCCGGTAGACGGCGTGCCCGGCGGCATCACCTTTACCGCCAACATTCCCACTGAGGAAGTCTGGACCGCCCCGCACCGCGAGCGGGTAGACGGCGTGGTCTTCAGTACCAAACCGCTCAGCTACAACGGCACGCTGATCACGGGAATTCGTATTCGCTTCGAGGGCGGGCGCATCGTCGAGGCCAGCGCCGAGCAGGGTGAAGCCACCCTTCAGCAGATGATCGACACCGACGAAGGCTCGCACCGCCTGGGTGAAGTGGCGCTGGTGCCGAACAGCTCGCCCATCAGCCGCAGCGGCCTGTTCTTCTACAACACGCTGTACGACGAGAACGCCGCTTCGCATATCGCCATCGGTGCGGCCTACCGTTTCAACATCAGCGGCGGCGTCGAGATGGATTCGGAGAGCTTCGCGGCCAAAGGCGGCAACGAGTCGCTGACACACGTCGACTGGATGATCGGCAGCGGTCAGATTGACGTGGACGGTATCCGGAAGGACGGCACACGCGAGCCAGTCATGCGGGCCGGAGAATTCGTGATCTGAAAACGGGCAGGGCGGCGCTCGTCAGCTTTTACCTTCCACCTCGACGCTCTCGTACAGCCACTCGGCAAAGGCGGGCAGCGTCCGGGCGGTGGGCAGCGCCACGAGTTCGGGAATCTGGTACGGGTGCAGCGCCCGTACCCGTTCTTCCAGCGCTGCATAGCGTTCCTGTGTGGTCTTGACGATCATCAGTGCCTCAGTATCTTCGGCGGCGTCGCCGTTCCAGCGGTACACCGAGAAGGTGCCGGGCAGCACATTGACGCTTCCCGCGAGGCGCTCACGCACCAGCGTCCGGGCCAGTTCCCGCGCCTGATCCTCGGGCATGGTAATCAGGGCAATAAGGGTCATACCTGTGTAGCGTACTCCAGATGAGAGCCGGATCACAGACAGGACATCTGCCGTTTTTTCTCATACAGTGGCGCGGGCAGAGAGCGGCCAGTCAGAGAGTAGAGAGGAGCAGGCACCGATCTGATGCCTGCTCCTCGCTCTGATGCTGTGCTCAGCGGTTGACGATGTGAATGGCCTGCTTGTGCACCGATTCGGCAGCCTCCAGCACGGCCTCGCCCAGCGTGGGATGCGCGTGGATGGTCAGGGCCACGTCGCTGGCTGTTGCCGCCATCTCCAGTGCCAGCCCTGCCTCGCCCAGCAGATCGGAAGCGTGCGCCGCCACGATATGCACGCCCAGCAGCAGATCGGTGCCTTCCTCGACGACCATCTTCACGAAGCCCTCGGTGCTCTGCAGCGTCATGGCGCGGCCAGAAGCACTCATAGGAAACAGGCCGGTTTTGACCTTGTAGCCCTTGTCCAGCGCTTCCTGCTCGGTCAGACCGACCCAGGCGAGTTCGGGGCTGGTATAGACCACGCCGGGAATCGCCACCGCGTCCTGCTCGCTGGGTCGGCCCGCGATCACCTCGGCGGCCACCAGCCCTTCTTTCATGGCCTTGTGCGCCAGCATCGGGTTTCCGGCCACGTCGCCCACCGCGTAGATGTGCGCCGCGCTCGTCTGCATGCGGGTATTGACCTCGATAAAGCCGCGCTCTGTGGCCTTCAGGCCCGCCGCTTCCAGATTCAGCCCCGCCGTGCGTGGACGCCGCCCGACTGCCACCAGCACCCGGTCAAAGACCTCCACGGTCTTCTCGCCGGTTTCCACGTTTTCCAGCTCGACATGCACGCCGTCAGCCTGCTTCTGGGCGCTGTTGGCCTTCATGCGGGTCACGATCTCGATGCCCTGCTTCTTCATGATCTTGCCGAACTCGCGCACCGCGTCGGCGTCGGCTCCGGGAATGATGTTTGGCAGGAACTCGATGACCTTCACCTTGCTGCCGAGGTTGTTGTAGATGTGCGCGAACTCGAAGCCGATCACGCCGCCGCCCACGCACAGCATGCGGGCAGGAACCGGGTCAGGCACGTTCAGCGCCCCGGTGCTGTCCACGATCATGACCTGATCGACGTCCAGGCCCTTGAGGGTGGCCGGTTCCGAGCCGGTGGCGATGATGAAGTTCGACGCCGTGTAGGTCTTGTCACCGATCTTGACGGTGTTGGCGTCGATGAAGCTCGCCTGCCCCACCAGATGCGTCACCTTGTTGGCCTTGAACAGCCCCGCCACGCCGCCGGTCAGCTTCTTGACGATGCCGTCTTTCCAGCCGTTCATTTTGGCGATGTCCAGCGTCGCCGGGCCGTAACTCAGGCCAAAGTCGGCAGCATGCCGCGTGTTGGCGATGGTCTCGCCCGCGTGCAGCAGCGCCTTGGTCGGAATGCAGCCGATATTCAGGCACACGCCGCCGACCGCGCCCATTTCGGCACAGGCTACCTTCAGGCCGAGTTGCGCCGCCCGGATCGCTGCGTGATACCCGCCGGGGCCAGCTCCAATCACCAGTACGTCGAAGTCCATGCCGATATTCTAAGCGGAGTGACTTGAAAGGGTGACAGGTGAGCTGGGGGAGATTAACTCGTTGGAGTGGTGAATGGGAGTTGCGGTGGCTGCTTGAGTTTCCCCACCCCCAGCCCCCTCCCCCAGAGGGGCAGGGGGAGCTCAACGAGCGTCAAGCGCTGGTCGCAGTTTGGAAGCGGCGTGCTCATTCTTCGTCCATTGCAACGTTGCATCCTGCTGCGCATCACCTGCGACCGCGCTGATGCGCTCCAGTTGCATTCGGTTGCCCGTTTCGGTGAAATTGCCAAGCTCGCTCGTCAGGGCCGCGCCTCAATGCGCCCAAGGCAGTGCGGCGTCCGTGTTGTAGACCTTCCAGGCTCCGCCCCAGATCGTTTACTTTTTGTCAGAGAAGCAACAGCTGTTGCTTCTCTGATGCTGTTGAAACGGCCTAAGTTGGCATGAAATGGCAGACAGAAAAAATGACTGACCGAGGGATGTGGGCGATGAAGGCCGCGCCCACGCCGAGCTTTGACGGCGCTGAGTTGGGCACTTCCGCGGCATCAACGAAGCGGCCTTTCGCCGGTCGTGGCGAAGCAAACAACAAGATCAAACGCTGCAACGGGCGAAGCGACACATGCCGCTTCCAAACTGCGACCAGCGCTTGACGAATCGTTTTGCTCCCCCTGCCCTCTGGGGAGGGGGCTGGGGGGTGGGCAACAAAGCAGCATCCGAACGCCCACCCACCTAAACAGCCGCCGAACACCCAACCGCCAACCCCAATCCAACCTTCAAACGCCCAACACCCGACAAACAACGCACTAAACTAAACCCCCACCACCAGGAGGAACCCCCAATGACTGAACCAACCGAAATGCAGGCCGTTGTCTGTCACGCCTGGGGCACCCCCGACACTCTGACCGTCGAGACTCAGCCCCTTCCACAGCCCGGCAAAGGCGAGGTGCGCCTGCGTGTGCGGGCCGCAGGCGTCAATTTCCCCGATACGCTCATCATTCAGGGCAAGTACCAGTTCAAACCCCCCTGCCGTTTACCCCCGGCTCGGAAGTGGCGGGCGAGGTCGAAGCGCTGGGCGAAGGGGTCGAGCGCGTCAAGGTAGGCGACCGGGTGATTGCTTTCCTGAATGTGGGCGGGTACGCCACACACGCCATCGCACAGGCCGCCCAGCTCATTCCGATGCCTCCCGAACTGAGCTTCGAGCAGGCCGCCGCTTTCGTGCTGGCGTCGGGCACGTCGTATCACGCGCTCGTGGACCGGGCACAGCTCCAGGCAGGCGAGACGCTGCTGGTGCTGGGCGCTTCGGGCGGTGTGGGGCTCGCGGCGATTCAGATCGGCAAGGCGCTGGGGGCACGGGTGATCGCAGCGGCCAGCCGAGACGAGAAGCTGGAGATCTGCCGCCAGAACGGAGCCGACGAGACCATCAACTACGCGACCGAAGACCTGCGCGAGCGCGTGAAGACCCTGACGGGCGGCAAGGGGCCGGACGTCATCTATGACCCAGTGGGCGGCGAGTATGCCGAACCCGCTTTCCGCAGCGTCGCCTGGGGTGGGCGGTATCTGGTGGTGGGCTTCGCGGCAGGTGACATTCCCAGGTTGCCGCTGAATCTGCCGCTGCTGAAGGGGGCGAGTCTGGTCGGCGTGTTCTGGGGTGAGTTTGCCCGCCGCGATCCCCGTGGCAATGCCCGCAACCTCGGCACCATGCTGGAATGGATGAAGGAAGGCCGCATGACGCTGCACGTGTCGGGCCGCTACAGCCTAGAGAACGCCGGACAGGCGCTGCGCGACATGGAAGAACGCAACGTCACGGGCAAGGTCGTGATCGTTCCGTAACCGCCGTGCCCGGCGACACCGCTGGATCTTGAATTTCCCGGTGGTGTCGCCGGGCGGCATCTGCCATGCTGCCTGCATGTCGAACGCCGCCAACCCCGTTCCCGATCAGCCCAGCTTTCCGATGAATGTCAGCGTGCCGGAAGCCCGCGCCATGCTGCTCGCCCTGTTGCCCCAGCCGGAAGCCGAAACGGTGCCGGTCGGTGAGGCGGCAGGGCGGTTTCTGGCGGGCGATCTGGCGGCGCTGGTCAATCATCCGTCGGCCACCGAGAGTGCGCTGGACGGGATTGCCTGCCGTGAGGCCGACACGCTGGGCGCGGCGCCGCTGTCGCCCGTGCGCCTGAAGGTGCTGGGCGAATCGCGGGCGGGCCTGCCCTATCCCGGCACCGTGGGAGCCGGGGAGTGCGTGCGGATCTATACCGGAGCACCGATTCCAGAGGGCACCGACGCCATCTGCCCGGTCGAGCAGCTCGAAGATGCTGGCCCGGATGCCGTGCGGCTTCTGCGCCCCGCCTCTTCTGGCGACGTGCGGCCTGAGGGCGGCGACTTTGCGAAAGGCGAAGTGGTGCTGCATGCAGGCGTGCGGCTGACGCCCTCGCGGCTGGCGCTGGCGGTGTCGCTGGGACATGCGCGGGTGTCGGTGCGGCGCAGGCTGCGGGTGGCGCTGCTCTCGACCGGCGACGAGGTGCGCGAACCGGGTAGCGTGCTGGAACCGGGGCAGGTCTACGACAGCAACCGCTACGGACTGGCCGCCATGATCCGCGAGGCGGGCGCGGAGGTGCTCGATCTGGGCCACGCCCCCGACTCTCCCGAGCGACTGGCTGAACTGATCGACGGTGCGGGCGGTGCAGACGCACTCATCACATCGGGTGGCGTGAGCATGGGCAAATACGATTTCATGCGCGATCTGCTGCTCTCGCAGGGGCGCGTCAGTTTCTGGAAGGTGCGTCTGCGGCCCGGCGGCCCCGCCATGCTGGGCGGCTGGCGTGGACTGCCGGTCTTCGGGTTGCCGGGAAACCCTGTCAGCAGTCTGGTGGTCTTTCAGGTGATCGTGCGCCCCGCCCTGACCGGAGAAGCGCCCTTCACGCTGCGGCTGCGGGCGGCGACCCCGTTCCGGGCGCTGAGCGACAAGGTGGCGTACTGGCGCGGCACCATCGCGGGGGGCACGGTCAGCGATTACGGCAAGCAGGGCAGCGGCGTCCTGCGTTCGCTGTCCGATGCCGGGGCGCTGGTGATCGTGCCGGAAGGCGAGCCGGTCGCGGTGGGCGATGAAGTAGACGTCATGTTGTTTTAGCGGCTCAGCTGAACCGCCAGTGGTCCGCCCGGTCCCAGCGTCACGCCGGGGCGGGGAGTGGGGTCGCCGTGCAGGGCGCGGAGCTGGCTGCCTGACTCCAGCAGGTACAGCAGGGCTTCTTCCAGCAGCAGATTCGCCAGATGCATTCCCAGGCACAGCCGCTCGCCGCCCCCGAACGGCAGGTAACTCCAGGCGGGCGGCGGGCGCTCCCACCTGTCCGGGCGGAACGTGTCGGGCGCGTCCCAGAAGTCCGGATCGCGGGCGCTGAGATACGGGCTGTACAGCGCCAACGCGCCCTTTGGCAGCACCTCTGCACCGAGGTCGAGCGGCTGTGAAAGTCGGCGGCTGCCCATCCAGCCGGGCGGATACAGGCGCAGCGTTTCCCGGATCACGGCTTTGAGGCCGTCTGCCCGAAACCAGGCCGGATGCTGAGCGAGGTGCCACACCGCCCAGGCGAGGGTATGCGTGGTGGTGTCGTGACCTGCCGCCAGACTGATGCGCGTTTCGCGCACGCCACCGGGCCAGCGGGCCAGATGCGTGAGCAGATCGTCGCCGCCCTGCGTCAGGCGGGTGTGGGCCAGCCGACTGAGCGCCGCGTCCATGCGGGCAAACAGCAGCGGGCGCGGCAGAGCGGGCACCGGAAACGGCGAACGCAGTGGGGCCAGGAACGCGTGCAGCAGCCGCGTGTCGAAGTCGGAATCGAAAAAAGCGGCATTCAGCATTCGCAGAACGGCCCGGTCAGCCCAGGCGAGCGCGTCGAAGCTGGGCTCCAGCCGCTCTGCCCGCAGCGCCGCCCGTATCCGCGCCCGCAGGGTTTCGAGGCTGCGCTTCGAGAACGGTGGATTCAGTGCGTGGCGGCGCTCCTTATGCCCCGCGTCGGTCAGGATGATGCCGCCCGACAGGTACGGCACCACCCGGCTGAAGCTGCCCGCGCTGTGAAACGTCTTCAGATCGCTCAGCAGGCGGCGGTTCCATTCGGGCGAGAAGCCGACCACGGCTGGAAGGCCCAGGCGCAGGGTAAAGAGTTTACCGGGGTGCTGTGCGCCTTCCTGCAGCAGGGCGAGGGGGGCGGCGGCCCAGCGGGGAAGATGGCCTGCCTGGGGGTGGGTGGTGGGGGAGGGGAGTGGCACTGGGGGTAGTTTAGGGCGGCAGCAGGGGGTGGGGAAACTCAAGCAGCCACCGAATCCCCTCAACCCCCCAACCCGTCATATTCACCCCCAACCACTACCCCCGCCCCATTCCACCCACTCAACATGCTCAGCGGCACTCCACCCCCCGGATGCACCGTCCCCCCGACCTGCACCAGATTTTCCACACCCGCCACCCGCCACCCCGCCCGCAGACTTCCACCCAGGCCGTGTGGCGCACGTCCGTACAGCGCTCCTCGGTCGGCAGTCAGGGCGTAGCGGCGGGCGTCCAGGGCGTGCCAGTCGGCAATCGGCAGCGGAAGGCGGGCCGCGAGCTGGCGCAGCAGAAAGCGGGCGTACTCCGGTGAATCGGTGGGCTGAGCGGGGTCGGGCGGCGCATTGACCAGCAGGAATCCCCGTTGCCCGTCAAGGTGCACATAGAGCGTGGGATCGCTGGGCAGCCGTCCGGCCCGGATGTCGCGCCATTCGCGGGCGTACTCGGGCGGAAAGAGCAGATGATGGCCCTGGCCCACATCCTGCGAGAAGGCCAGTTGCAGCGCGAATCCGCTGACGCCGCGTGGCGTGCGTTCCGGACCATGTCCCAGCCACGTCTGCGTCAGAGAGCGGTCTGCCGCGCTGATCCAGGTGTCGGCGCTGAACACGCCCCGGTCGGTGTGGGCAGCGACCGCCCGCCCGCGCTGCACCAGCAGATGCTCGACTCGCGTGCTGTATTCGAACTGTACGCCAAGCTGCTCGGCCAGCGCTGTCAGCCGCGCCGCGAACGCGCCCAGGCCGCCTTCCAGATGCCAGATACCCGCCCCCAGTTCGACCCAGGAAATGTTGTGCAGGACGGCAGGGGCGCGGTACGGGTCGGCCCCCAGATAGGTGGCGAAGCGCAACCAGAACGGTGTGAGATACGGCCCGCTCTGCACCAGCTGGGCCAGCCGCAGCTGCGGAAAAGCGTGCCTGCCCCGCGTCAGGGCGTAGCGGGCCAGCCGTGCCGGAGTGGGCGGCGGCGCGAAGATGAAGGTGTCCTGCGCGTCCTCGTACATGCGGCGGGCCGCGTGCAGCAGCCGGGTATAGTCCTGACCTTCCTGCCGCGAAAGCTGCGACAGCGTACTGTCCAGCGTGCCCGCGATATCCAGCGCCTCCGGTGCGAAGACTCGGCCATCCGGATACTGATAGCGGGTGGTCGGGCGGGCAGGAGTGAGCGTGGGCGCAGGCAGGCCGAGGCGCTCGTGCACGCCCCGGAAGACCTGCGGCATGGTCACGACGGTGGGGCCGCTGGAAAACTCGTTCCAGCCGCCTTCCGCTGCACCCAGTGCGGCTTTGCCTCCGGCTCGGGGCAGCCCTTCCAGCACCGTCACGCGCAGCCCCGCCTGCCGCAACCGGATCGCAGCCAGCAGCCCCGCAAAGCCCGCCCCGATCACGATGGCGCTCATGGCCGGGGGAAGGGGGAATGAGGGCTGTGCCGTCGAAATCCGCGTGCCATCAGCGGTGCCGCACTCCGTTCCTCGTCCTGCATCATCCCTCCCTTCTATATTCGCGGCCTTTCCAGACGTAGTTCTTTCTCAGGGCTCCGAGATAGACCGGCAGCACTGCCAGCGGCAGCAGCGGTGTCAGCAGCACTTCCAGCAGATCACCGGGGCGGGTGCGTCCGGTTTTGGCGTGCACCAGCAGGCGGTCCAGCAGCCCCAGCGTCCGGACAGCGCGGCTCTGCGGCGTCAGCCAGGGCAGCGTATAGACTGCCAAGCACCACAGCCACGACAGCGCCAGCAGCGTGCGTGAGCCACCGTGAACGCTCAGCAGGCTCTTGGCGAAGCCCATCACCGCGCCGCTGTAGCTGCGGTACATCCGGACGCTCAGCAGGTCGCCGCCCAGCGCCACCGCCACCCGCCCGCCCAGCGCCTTGAGTCGGGCGGCAAAGCGCACGTCTTCCAGCACCTCCGAACGCACCAGGCCGTGCCCTCCCACCCGGAAATACGCCGCTCGGCGGAAGGCCATCAGTTGCCCGTTGCCCGCACTCAGCGAGGCCAGCGGCAGCCGGATGAGCGGTGCGGGCAGCAGGCCCAGCAGCACATCGTCGATCAGGGGAGACAGCAGGCGTTCGCTCAGGCTGCGGGTCTGCTGGCGCGGCCACACGGTCAACAGATCGGCGCGGCGGCGCTCCAGCTCGCACAGCAGCGCGTTCAGTGTGCCCGTCTCCCAGCTCACGTCGGCGTCGGTAAAAATCAGGATGTCAGCGCGGGCGGCCTGCGCCAGCTGCCAGCAGGCCCAGGGTTTGCCGTGCCAGCCGGGTGGCAGCGGTTGGCCCTCCAGCACCTTGGCTCCAAGCTGACGCGCCAGATCGCCGGTTCCGTCGCTGGAGCCGTCGTCGAGCAGCAGGACTTCGACGCCTTCGCCGCGCTGGGCCAGCAGTCGGGGAAGAGTATGCGGCAGATTGAACGCCTCGTCACGGGCAGGCACCAGAATGCTGACACTCGGCGCGGCAGGCAGCGGCGGACGAAGGCGCAGCACCGGGAAAGCCAGCAGATTGACCGTGAGCGCGGCGAGACGGTACAGCAGGAATCCGAGCCGGGCCTGTTCGAGGGCGCGAAGTGGCCGCAGCGGGTGTGCGCGGCGAGACATCGACGGGCTGACACGGCGGGACATCAACGGGCTGACGCGGCGGGACATCAACGGTCTCCTGTCACGCGGGCCAGCAGTCTGCTCAGTCCTGCCAGACGCTCGTTCTGGCTGCCGCCCCCGCCTGTCAGACGCAGGTATCCGGCCAGCGGCTCTTCCGGGTCGCTGCGCTGAAGTTCGGCGTCGAGGGCGCTCAGCTCGTGTTGCAGCCCGCGTTGCAGTCCGGCAGCGTCGGTGGGCAGGCCAACTCGCAGGTACGCTTCCGGCTGCTGCTGTCCGCGCATCGTCACGCGCAGCGCCACCGGAACGAGCGGAACGCCCGCCCGCCGCGCCAGCCACCCCGCTCCCGGCTGAAGCGCTGTCAGGGGGCCAGCGGGCCGCAGCTCGCCTTCGGGAAACACCACCACCCACGCGCCCGCCTGTGCCGCCCGCAGCGCCGCCCTGAGTTCGTGGTCGGGCAGTGCGCCCAGCCGCCGCAGAAACGGAAAGCTGGAAAACTGGCGGGCTGTCATCAGCACCCTGAAGGGCTGACCGAGCGTGCGGCACAGCTCGAACAGGACGTAGCCGTCCCACCAGCTCTGATGGCTGGGAGCCAGAATCGCCCCATCTTCCGGCAGGTGCCCCCGGACCCAGATGCCGCGCAGACCGCGTACGACGCTGCGGTGAACCATCAGATCCAGCCCCCGCGTGACTAGATCCGGCGGGATGGCGTCCATGCCCGTCCTCCTTTTTCAGCAGCGGCCACAGGGCCACAGCCGCCGCGCCGCCCATGCACAGCAGCGTCAGCAGCGCCGTTCCGATGCCTGCACCCAGCAGCAGCAGTCCGGCGGGCAGAAACGCGGCTTCGAGCAGATACGCGGCGGCAAAGGTGAGGGGCAACGGGAAGCGTGCCGACGAAGCACCGTCCACCCGCTTTGTCCGTTCTGCATCCGCGAACAGCGCTCCTCCCCTATCTCGCGCATCACGAAGGCCAGCACCGCGCCCACCACGAACCAGCCCAGAAAATTCTGAATCGGTGCGCCTGCCCAGAGGCCCGCCGGATCGTCCCAGCGCCAGAAACCCTGGGCGGTCATCAGCGGTTCCAGGCCCACATCCCAGGCGACCAGCAGCAGGCCGGTCAGCCAGGGTTTGCCGCGTGCCAGCAGCGCCGCCGCCAGCGTCATGGCAAACCATCCGAGCGGCACCAGCAGCGGAACACCCAGCAGCAGCAGGCCGGGCGCGTGGGCGTAACTGTACTGTCCGAACGGCAGACCGGTGCGGCTGCCCAGCAGCTCCACGCCCAGTCCGGCGGCAAAGGCCAGGCCCGCCAGCAGCAGCGCCCGCGCCGCCCCGACGCGCTCCCACGCGAAGCTGAGCGCCGCCAGAAACAGCAGCCCCGTGCCCAGCGTGCCCAGCAGCGGAAAACCGGCGGGCCACAGCGGCACCGGAATTTTGCTCAGGGCATACAGCGCCGTCAGCACCATCCAGGGGCGCAGCGTGCCCGTCCGGATCAGCGCGGCCAGCCGGTTCACGCGGTTCAGCGCTTCGGGGTGCAGAAACGACAGCAGCCCCGTGACCACCAGCAGATTGGTGATGAAAAAGAACGCCATTTCCTCGGCGGGCAGCACGCCGCCCAGATTCCAGCCCAGCGTGTAGCGCGGCGAAATCCCCCAGATACCGTTCTGGATGGCGAAATAGTCGGTGGCCCACAGGTACAGCGTGGGCGGCAGCACCGCCAGCCAGTACACCCGGGGCCGCCCGAACACCAGATCGCCGCCGAACGCCGACAGCCCGCTGAGCACCGGGCAGGCCCACGCCAGGATCAGGCCCAGGTAGAAAGTGTGCTCGTGTCCCAGCAGCAGCACGCCCACAAACGCCACTCCGAGCCACAGCGCCGCCTGTCCCCAGCGCGTGAAGGCGTGCGGTGAAACGCGGGCCTCTGCGCTCCCGTCATCAGCGCCGCGCCGCAGCCAGAAGGCCAGCCACAGTCCGGTTATCAGGGTCTGCAGAATGAAGAAGGCGTATTCCTCGTAGGGTACGTAGCCGATGCGCCCCAGCACGCGCTCTGGCGGGTAGCTCCACACCGCCTTGTACACCAGATAATTGTCCCAGGGGGTCGTGTACACCAGCGGAATCAGCGGAAACAGTGCCAGGGTGCGCCGCGCCCAGCCCGCCTCGCGGAAGGCTCCCACCACCGACGCCCCGCCGCGTGTGGCCCGCCAGGTCAGCAGCAGCAGGGCCAGCAGCGGCGGCACGATAAAGACGAGGTGGTACTGGAGATAGGTCATGAGGAAGGGGGTGAGCGGCGGGGAACGAGCGCCGAGACGACCGCACCCGAATGAACGCTGCTGGGCCGTCGTCGGGCCTTCATTTCCAGCCTCGCCGCGTCAACTCCCTGATCAGCACGGTGGCGGCATTTCGCCCCGACGCACCCATGATGCCGCCGCCGGGGTGGGTGCTGGCTCCGGTCAGGTACATGCCCGGCAGTCCCGGCCACTTGTACTGGCTGGCCGCCATAAAGGGCCGGAAGCTGAACATCTGATCGAAGCTCATTTCGAGGTGCATCACGTTGCCCCGCCTTAAGCCCAGATTCTGTTCCAGCCACAGCGGCGTCTGAACCAGCTCGCCCACGATCATGTCGCGGGTGCCGGGGGCATAGTGCTCGAACGCCGTCAGGATGTTCTCGCGGGCCTCGGCGGTGCGGCTGTGTTGATCGGCACTGGCCCAGCTTCCGCTGCTCAGCTCGTACGGAAAGTACTGTGCCCACAGCCACAGCACCTCGCCGTTCGGGGGAGCCAGCGAATCGTCGACGGCGCTGAAACTCATGGCGATGATCGGCGGGTCTTTGGTCGGTTCGCCCGCCAGATATTCGCCGTAGCCCTTCATCAGCTGCTGCTCGTTCTTGATGAGCAGCCCCAGTCCTACCCGGCTGTGCGGCTCGGTGTGGTTGCGGTACTTCACCTTGCCGCTCAGGGCGAGACGCAGCACCATCCCGAAGCCGTTGCCCACCCGCACGCGTTCCGCCGCTTCCGGCACATGTTCGGTGGGAAGCGCGGCGGCGGTGGTCAGCACGTGGGTGCCGGAAACCACGGCGCGGGCGGTGTATTTCTCGCCGCTCGCCAGTTGGATTCCCGCCGCTCTG carries:
- a CDS encoding NAD(P)/FAD-dependent oxidoreductase, encoding MSAIVIGAGFAGLLAAIRLRQAGLRVTVLEGLPRAGGKAALGAAEGGWNEFSSGPTVVTMPQVFRGVHERLGLPAPTLTPARPTTRYQYPDGRVFAPEALDIAGTLDSTLSQLSRQEGQDYTRLLHAARRMYEDAQDTFIFAPPPTPARLARYALTRGRHAFPQLRLAQLVQSGPYLTPFWLRFATYLGADPYRAPAVLHNISWVELGAGIWHLEGGLGAFAARLTALAEQLGVQFEYSTRVEHLLVQRGRAVAAHTDRGVFSADTWISAADRSLTQTWLGHGPERTPRGVSGFALQLAFSQDVGQGHHLLFPPEYAREWRDIRAGRLPSDPTLYVHLDGQRGFLLVNAPPDPAQPTDSPEYARFLLRQLAARLPLPIADWHALDARRYALTADRGALYGRAPHGLGGSLRAGWRVAGVENLVQVGGTVHPGGGVPLSMLSGWNGAGVVVGGEYDGLGG
- a CDS encoding aminopeptidase — translated: MTRSSELSFEQKLRNYADLTVQIGAGVQPGQRVLVQAPVETAPLARLIVDAAYRAGASFADVRWDDDAVVLSRFQNAPDGTFETISRWRVDAEMEVAEAGGSVIAIRATNPNLLGSVDAARVSAHQRALATYRRPYSQRVMTNRLNWNLISAPIPEWAGLMFPGMSDEAAVQAQWDAIFAATRADQPDPIAAWHAHLQTLKQRRELLTERQFQALHFLGQGGGTDLTVGLADDHIWGGGSAVTAPVDGVPGGITFTANIPTEEVWTAPHRERVDGVVFSTKPLSYNGTLITGIRIRFEGGRIVEASAEQGEATLQQMIDTDEGSHRLGEVALVPNSSPISRSGLFFYNTLYDENAASHIAIGAAYRFNISGGVEMDSESFAAKGGNESLTHVDWMIGSGQIDVDGIRKDGTREPVMRAGEFVI
- the glp gene encoding gephyrin-like molybdotransferase Glp codes for the protein MSNAANPVPDQPSFPMNVSVPEARAMLLALLPQPEAETVPVGEAAGRFLAGDLAALVNHPSATESALDGIACREADTLGAAPLSPVRLKVLGESRAGLPYPGTVGAGECVRIYTGAPIPEGTDAICPVEQLEDAGPDAVRLLRPASSGDVRPEGGDFAKGEVVLHAGVRLTPSRLALAVSLGHARVSVRRRLRVALLSTGDEVREPGSVLEPGQVYDSNRYGLAAMIREAGAEVLDLGHAPDSPERLAELIDGAGGADALITSGGVSMGKYDFMRDLLLSQGRVSFWKVRLRPGGPAMLGGWRGLPVFGLPGNPVSSLVVFQVIVRPALTGEAPFTLRLRAATPFRALSDKVAYWRGTIAGGTVSDYGKQGSGVLRSLSDAGALVIVPEGEPVAVGDEVDVMLF
- the cutA gene encoding divalent-cation tolerance protein CutA yields the protein MTLIALITMPEDQARELARTLVRERLAGSVNVLPGTFSVYRWNGDAAEDTEALMIVKTTQERYAALEERVRALHPYQIPELVALPTARTLPAFAEWLYESVEVEGKS
- a CDS encoding glycosyltransferase family 2 protein, producing the protein MSRRVSPLMSRRVSPSMSRRAHPLRPLRALEQARLGFLLYRLAALTVNLLAFPVLRLRPPLPAAPSVSILVPARDEAFNLPHTLPRLLAQRGEGVEVLLLDDGSSDGTGDLARQLGAKVLEGQPLPPGWHGKPWACWQLAQAARADILIFTDADVSWETGTLNALLCELERRRADLLTVWPRQQTRSLSERLLSPLIDDVLLGLLPAPLIRLPLASLSAGNGQLMAFRRAAYFRVGGHGLVRSEVLEDVRFAARLKALGGRVAVALGGDLLSVRMYRSYSGAVMGFAKSLLSVHGGSRTLLALSWLWCLAVYTLPWLTPQSRAVRTLGLLDRLLVHAKTGRTRPGDLLEVLLTPLLPLAVLPVYLGALRKNYVWKGREYRREG
- the lpdA gene encoding dihydrolipoyl dehydrogenase, which codes for MDFDVLVIGAGPGGYHAAIRAAQLGLKVACAEMGAVGGVCLNIGCIPTKALLHAGETIANTRHAADFGLSYGPATLDIAKMNGWKDGIVKKLTGGVAGLFKANKVTHLVGQASFIDANTVKIGDKTYTASNFIIATGSEPATLKGLDVDQVMIVDSTGALNVPDPVPARMLCVGGGVIGFEFAHIYNNLGSKVKVIEFLPNIIPGADADAVREFGKIMKKQGIEIVTRMKANSAQKQADGVHVELENVETGEKTVEVFDRVLVAVGRRPRTAGLNLEAAGLKATERGFIEVNTRMQTSAAHIYAVGDVAGNPMLAHKAMKEGLVAAEVIAGRPSEQDAVAIPGVVYTSPELAWVGLTEQEALDKGYKVKTGLFPMSASGRAMTLQSTEGFVKMVVEEGTDLLLGVHIVAAHASDLLGEAGLALEMAATASDVALTIHAHPTLGEAVLEAAESVHKQAIHIVNR
- a CDS encoding cytochrome P450, coding for MPLPSPTTHPQAGHLPRWAAAPLALLQEGAQHPGKLFTLRLGLPAVVGFSPEWNRRLLSDLKTFHSAGSFSRVVPYLSGGIILTDAGHKERRHALNPPFSKRSLETLRARIRAALRAERLEPSFDALAWADRAVLRMLNAAFFDSDFDTRLLHAFLAPLRSPFPVPALPRPLLFARMDAALSRLAHTRLTQGGDDLLTHLARWPGGVRETRISLAAGHDTTTHTLAWAVWHLAQHPAWFRADGLKAVIRETLRLYPPGWMGSRRLSQPLDLGAEVLPKGALALYSPYLSARDPDFWDAPDTFRPDRWERPPPAWSYLPFGGGERLCLGMHLANLLLEEALLYLLESGSQLRALHGDPTPRPGVTLGPGGPLAVQLSR